In Edaphobacter paludis, a single window of DNA contains:
- a CDS encoding TIM barrel protein: MSTLSRRRLIQGTVAGTVLTYASQSAFSQGDAPVQRKGRIRQSVCRWCYQKTSVEDLCAYSAHIGLKAVDLLNPDEYEIPRRYGLVCSMGYAGGGDIANALNRVENHAKIEAAFRQNIPLAAKAGVPNVITFSGNRRGMSDEEGARNTVLGLNRLKKIAEDNNVTICVELLNSKVNHKDYMCDHTAWGVNVMQQVNSTHVKLLYDAYHMQIMEGDLIRTIQENIQWIGHFHTGGVPGRHELDDTQEVQWDGLMRGILATGFNGYVAHEFQPTRDPFTSLRQAVDLCDV, translated from the coding sequence ATGTCCACACTCTCTCGTCGCCGCTTGATTCAAGGTACCGTTGCAGGAACGGTTCTCACGTACGCTTCGCAATCGGCCTTTTCGCAAGGCGATGCTCCCGTTCAGCGAAAGGGACGTATTCGTCAGTCGGTTTGCCGCTGGTGCTACCAGAAGACATCCGTCGAGGATCTCTGCGCTTATTCAGCACATATAGGATTGAAGGCGGTTGATCTGCTGAATCCAGACGAGTATGAAATTCCTCGCAGGTATGGCCTTGTTTGCAGCATGGGATATGCAGGTGGCGGGGATATCGCCAATGCTCTAAATCGAGTAGAAAATCACGCCAAGATAGAAGCCGCATTCCGTCAAAATATACCTCTCGCCGCAAAGGCAGGCGTCCCTAATGTCATTACATTTTCCGGAAATCGTAGGGGAATGTCGGATGAAGAAGGCGCTCGCAATACAGTTCTGGGATTGAATCGCCTCAAAAAGATTGCTGAAGATAACAACGTCACCATCTGCGTGGAGTTACTTAACAGCAAGGTGAACCATAAAGATTACATGTGCGATCACACTGCCTGGGGCGTCAATGTCATGCAGCAGGTCAACTCAACCCATGTGAAATTGCTGTATGACGCATACCACATGCAGATTATGGAAGGCGATCTGATCCGAACCATCCAGGAAAATATTCAGTGGATCGGCCATTTCCATACGGGCGGCGTTCCCGGACGGCATGAACTCGACGATACCCAGGAAGTCCAGTGGGACGGACTGATGCGCGGCATCCTTGCCACAGGATTCAATGGCTATGTCGCCCATGAGTTTCAACCGACCCGCGATCCGTTCACCTCTCTTCGCCAGGCCGTGGACTTGTGCGACGTCTAG
- the hemC gene encoding hydroxymethylbilane synthase has product MSSEFNHPKNPIRIGSRGSQLALWQANHILYALRDAGYHVELEVIRTTGDRMQQPGFVVPANLDGKGIFIKEIEEALEEGHIDLAVHSLKDLPTKLAPQFTLAAIPKRADARDVWVCEPYWSLNTLPEGGRIGTTSPRRRAQLLALRPDVEFVDIRGNIDTRLKKLAAGQCDALVLAAAGLDRLKRAEWVHHRFSPEELCPAPGQGALALETRSAEYPVDEARDAYIRQAVAFFNHPETRFCVEAERVALDALGGGCSIPIGVHCVPEFERWRMFAQVLALDGEAMVQIDTDAALDVAPDCFGQRVADELKSKGALGLLAAMPELSN; this is encoded by the coding sequence ATGAGCAGCGAATTCAATCATCCGAAAAACCCGATCCGCATCGGTTCACGAGGCTCTCAGCTTGCTCTCTGGCAAGCCAACCACATTCTCTACGCTCTGCGCGACGCCGGTTATCACGTAGAACTCGAAGTCATTCGCACCACGGGCGATCGAATGCAACAGCCCGGATTCGTCGTACCCGCAAACCTCGACGGCAAAGGTATCTTCATCAAGGAGATCGAAGAGGCTCTTGAAGAAGGCCACATCGATCTCGCCGTCCACAGCCTCAAAGACCTGCCCACGAAACTCGCTCCCCAGTTCACTCTTGCCGCGATCCCCAAACGCGCCGACGCCCGCGACGTCTGGGTCTGCGAACCTTACTGGTCGCTCAACACTCTTCCCGAAGGCGGCCGAATCGGAACAACGAGTCCTCGCCGTCGCGCCCAGCTTCTCGCCCTTCGCCCCGATGTGGAGTTCGTCGATATCCGCGGCAACATCGACACTCGCCTCAAGAAGCTGGCTGCTGGCCAATGCGACGCTCTTGTCCTCGCCGCCGCTGGCCTTGACCGGCTCAAGCGCGCTGAATGGGTTCATCATCGCTTCTCGCCCGAAGAGCTTTGTCCTGCTCCTGGTCAAGGCGCGCTCGCCTTGGAAACCCGTAGCGCTGAGTACCCTGTCGACGAGGCCCGCGATGCTTACATCCGTCAAGCCGTCGCCTTCTTCAACCATCCCGAGACGCGCTTCTGCGTCGAGGCCGAACGCGTCGCCCTCGACGCTCTTGGCGGAGGATGTTCTATTCCCATCGGCGTTCATTGTGTGCCCGAGTTCGAAAGGTGGCGGATGTTCGCACAGGTGCTGGCGCTCGACGGCGAAGCCATGGTTCAGATCGATACCGATGCTGCCCTCGACGTCGCCCCCGATTGCTTCGGTCAGAGAGTCGCAGACGAGCTCAAATCCAAAGGCGCTCTCGGCCTGCTCGCCGCTATGCCTGAACTGTCAAACTAG
- a CDS encoding cytochrome c biogenesis protein CcsA produces MSLLWLRVAVLFYGIASLAVLPAALYDRPRWRHIAIPATTAALFFHFVSLVEMLNAAHHRLPVDTHETQSFLGLVLALAFLFIYGRYKTVSLGIFILPICFLLGLIPAFRPGEEATSFPHLHTGWIFLHVALLLAAYAALFLSLLASLLYLIQERRLKRKSPALTWLPPLETTDQIALRTLLFGLPCMTAGLLIGSVLAQQTIGPSYFLDPKVVLSFAMWLAYVAMIFIRRHSGLRGRRAVYLSSFVFLVVLAVWAANQLSVVHRFTAP; encoded by the coding sequence ATGTCCCTCCTTTGGCTCAGAGTCGCGGTTCTCTTCTACGGTATTGCCTCGCTCGCCGTCCTTCCGGCAGCGTTGTACGACCGTCCCCGCTGGCGTCACATCGCCATCCCCGCCACCACCGCCGCCCTCTTCTTCCACTTCGTCTCGCTCGTCGAGATGCTCAACGCCGCGCACCACCGTCTCCCCGTCGATACCCACGAGACGCAGTCCTTCCTCGGCCTCGTCCTCGCATTGGCCTTCCTCTTCATCTACGGACGCTACAAGACCGTCTCGCTCGGCATCTTTATCCTCCCGATCTGCTTCCTGCTCGGCCTCATCCCCGCCTTCCGCCCGGGCGAAGAAGCAACGTCCTTCCCGCACCTGCACACCGGCTGGATCTTTCTGCACGTAGCCCTGTTGCTGGCAGCCTACGCCGCGCTGTTCCTCTCGCTGCTCGCTTCCCTGCTCTATCTGATCCAAGAGCGCCGCCTCAAGCGAAAATCGCCAGCCCTCACCTGGCTGCCGCCGCTCGAAACCACCGACCAGATCGCCCTGAGGACGCTGCTCTTCGGCCTCCCCTGCATGACCGCCGGTCTGCTCATCGGCTCCGTCCTCGCCCAGCAGACCATCGGGCCGTCTTACTTCCTCGATCCCAAAGTGGTGCTCTCCTTCGCCATGTGGCTGGCTTACGTCGCCATGATCTTCATCCGCCGCCACTCAGGCTTGCGCGGACGCCGCGCGGTCTATCTCTCCAGCTTCGTCTTCCTCGTCGTCCTTGCCGTCTGGGCGGCGAACCAGCTCTCCGTCGTCCACAGGTTCACCGCGCCATGA
- the mutS gene encoding DNA mismatch repair protein MutS: MTTNEMTSGLISDTTALTPVMRQYFAAKEQYPDCLMFCRIGDFYELFYEDAVTASRELQLTLTARDKEKKQPMCGVPYHAAEGYFQRLLRKGYRIAVCEQIEDPKLTKTIVRREVTRVLTPGTAVDPALGAEQSNYLASVVVLDKCVGLALLDLSTGEFRATEFSGWAEAADELGRVRPVELLYAQGGLVGLNGRSSDLLPTHRGKTAMNGAPLSSGTEEEAASVGLDGIRTKTAVEDWVFTADYAVPLLRNHLRVQSLDGMGLGGHEAAAVAAGALLHYMRATKQGGLEHVDGLRFYERSTCLELDAVSVRNLELVEPLFSGESAQTTLFYTLDACCTPMGKRLLRATLLRPSSQLVEIEGRLDAVGEAVADLRKREELRRSMSGVLDLERLLGRVALDSAGPREVMALAGTLGCLPGILAAVNSFKAELWRKLGAGLDAMEDLHELIVKTIAEEPPVSLADGGVIRAGVDAELDELRELSRSGRQALVAIEERERQRTGIGSLKVRFNSVFGYYLEVTKANAKAVPADYERKQTLVNAERFTTPELKEYETKILTAQERSGEIERRLFAELRRQLLDAAKRMRETARRVAEIDMLGCFAHLAALRGWVRPSVDASGVLEFLGARHPVVERRMEESGTGRFVPNSVHLDAGLVDPTHRDKTAMNGAPGDLRPGGPAVLLITGPNMGGKSTYLRQTALLVVMAQCGCFVPAERMRLGLVDRIYTRIGASDNVARGRSTFMVEMTETAAILNTATARSLVLLDEMGRGTATYDGLSLAWATVEHLHDRIGARTLFATHYHELTLLAERLSRLMNLRVTVKETASGIVFLHTVEAGAASKSYGIEVARLAGLPAKVISRAREVLKVHERAETQQVREAAPATPQLQMTMFTPLSQRIVDRLGEVDVDGLTPREALNLLAELQRELKG; encoded by the coding sequence ATGACGACGAATGAGATGACGAGCGGTTTGATAAGCGATACGACGGCGCTGACGCCGGTGATGCGGCAGTATTTTGCGGCGAAAGAGCAGTATCCGGACTGTCTGATGTTTTGCCGGATCGGGGACTTCTACGAGCTGTTCTATGAGGACGCGGTTACGGCCTCGCGTGAGCTGCAACTGACGCTGACGGCGCGTGACAAAGAGAAGAAGCAGCCGATGTGCGGCGTTCCTTACCATGCGGCGGAGGGTTATTTTCAGCGGCTGCTGCGGAAGGGGTATCGCATCGCCGTTTGCGAACAGATCGAAGATCCTAAGCTGACCAAAACGATTGTTCGGCGGGAGGTGACGCGGGTGTTGACGCCGGGGACGGCGGTCGATCCTGCGCTGGGGGCGGAGCAGAGTAATTATCTGGCTAGTGTTGTGGTGCTGGATAAATGTGTGGGGCTGGCGCTGCTGGATCTTTCTACGGGAGAGTTTCGGGCTACGGAGTTTTCAGGTTGGGCTGAGGCGGCGGATGAGTTGGGGCGGGTTAGGCCAGTGGAGTTGCTTTATGCGCAGGGTGGGCTGGTCGGGTTGAACGGTCGCTCCAGCGATTTACTTCCCACTCATCGCGGTAAAACTGCGATGAATGGGGCACCCTTGAGTTCGGGGACGGAAGAGGAAGCAGCTTCGGTGGGGTTGGATGGGATTCGGACGAAGACTGCGGTGGAGGATTGGGTTTTTACGGCAGACTATGCGGTGCCGCTGCTGAGGAATCATCTTCGGGTGCAGTCGCTGGATGGGATGGGATTGGGTGGGCATGAGGCTGCGGCGGTGGCAGCGGGTGCGCTGCTGCATTACATGCGGGCCACCAAGCAGGGTGGGTTGGAGCATGTGGATGGGCTGCGCTTTTATGAGCGGTCTACGTGTCTTGAGCTGGATGCGGTGAGTGTACGGAATCTGGAGCTGGTGGAGCCGCTGTTTTCGGGTGAATCTGCGCAGACGACGTTGTTTTATACGCTTGATGCTTGTTGCACGCCTATGGGCAAAAGGCTTTTGCGGGCGACGCTGTTGCGGCCTTCGAGTCAGTTGGTGGAGATTGAGGGGCGGCTGGATGCAGTGGGTGAGGCTGTGGCGGACCTGCGCAAGCGGGAAGAGCTGCGACGGTCGATGAGTGGGGTGCTCGACCTGGAGAGGCTGCTGGGGCGGGTGGCGCTCGATTCGGCGGGCCCAAGAGAGGTGATGGCGCTGGCGGGGACGCTGGGGTGTCTGCCGGGGATTTTGGCGGCTGTCAATTCGTTTAAAGCTGAGTTGTGGCGGAAGCTGGGTGCAGGGCTGGATGCGATGGAAGATCTGCACGAGTTGATCGTAAAGACGATTGCGGAGGAGCCTCCGGTTTCGCTGGCCGATGGTGGTGTGATTCGCGCAGGCGTGGATGCGGAGCTGGATGAGCTGCGCGAGCTGTCACGGAGTGGGCGGCAAGCGCTGGTGGCGATTGAGGAACGTGAGCGGCAGCGGACCGGGATTGGGTCGCTGAAGGTTCGGTTCAACTCGGTGTTCGGCTACTACCTTGAGGTGACGAAGGCGAATGCGAAGGCTGTTCCAGCAGACTATGAGCGGAAGCAGACGTTGGTGAATGCCGAGCGGTTTACTACTCCTGAACTGAAGGAGTATGAGACGAAGATTCTGACCGCGCAGGAGCGGAGCGGTGAGATTGAGCGCAGGCTTTTCGCCGAGTTGCGACGGCAGTTGCTGGATGCGGCGAAGCGGATGCGCGAAACGGCGCGGCGCGTGGCCGAGATCGATATGCTGGGCTGCTTTGCGCATCTGGCCGCGCTGCGCGGCTGGGTGCGGCCATCAGTCGACGCGAGTGGCGTGCTGGAGTTTCTGGGGGCTCGGCATCCGGTGGTCGAGCGACGGATGGAGGAGTCGGGTACAGGGAGGTTTGTGCCGAACTCGGTGCATCTGGACGCCGGCTTGGTTGACCCCACTCATCGCGATAAGACTGCGATGAATGGGGCACCCGGAGATTTGCGGCCGGGTGGGCCGGCGGTGCTGCTGATTACCGGGCCGAATATGGGAGGCAAGAGTACGTATCTTCGGCAGACGGCCTTGCTGGTGGTGATGGCGCAATGTGGGTGTTTTGTTCCGGCGGAGCGGATGCGGCTGGGACTGGTTGACAGGATTTATACGCGGATCGGGGCAAGTGATAATGTGGCCCGCGGGCGGTCGACGTTCATGGTGGAGATGACGGAGACGGCGGCGATTTTAAATACGGCGACTGCCAGATCGCTGGTGCTGCTCGATGAGATGGGGCGAGGGACGGCTACCTATGACGGGCTTTCGCTGGCGTGGGCTACGGTGGAGCATCTGCATGACCGGATTGGAGCGCGCACGCTTTTTGCTACTCACTATCATGAGCTGACGCTGCTGGCAGAGCGGCTTTCGCGGCTGATGAATCTGCGGGTGACGGTGAAGGAGACGGCTTCAGGCATTGTGTTTCTGCACACGGTGGAGGCTGGTGCGGCCAGCAAGAGTTATGGCATCGAGGTGGCTCGGCTGGCCGGTCTGCCTGCGAAGGTGATCTCGCGGGCGCGTGAGGTGTTGAAGGTGCATGAGCGGGCGGAGACGCAGCAGGTTCGCGAGGCTGCTCCTGCGACGCCGCAGTTGCAGATGACGATGTTTACCCCCCTGTCGCAGAGGATTGTCGACCGGCTGGGCGAGGTGGATGTGGATGGGCTGACTCCACGCGAAGCGCTGAATTTGTTGGCGGAGTTGCAGCGCGAGTTGAAGGGATGA
- a CDS encoding FecR domain-containing protein: protein MLNLKALFVFSLAAVCAPAFAQNANPASPGTLNYVEGQASIEGRPLSRRAVGRTEMQPGQVIATANGKAEILLTPGIFLRLGDDSTVQMVSPDLTHTEFRLERGRANVEVDQIYKQNVVLIDLPNGQAQLLQHGLYAFDANNSTVRVFDGKAAVYPGQNLQSNIKPIEVKGGRQLALNGELVKPQRFDKDQAKNDPLYQWSSLRSAYLGDANINLASEYAGYGGFSPGWYWAGGPFGYTWLPGDGLFWSPFGYGFYSPYYLYGGGFIYGRGGYGGYRGYGYRGGYPGHGGYPGRAGQSHGPVGSFHGGSGGSFRGGEGGGFHGGGGGGASRGGGGHR, encoded by the coding sequence ATGTTAAATTTGAAAGCGCTCTTCGTCTTCTCTCTGGCAGCTGTGTGCGCACCCGCCTTCGCGCAGAACGCGAACCCAGCCAGCCCAGGCACACTTAATTACGTGGAAGGACAGGCTTCGATCGAGGGCCGTCCGCTCTCACGCAGAGCTGTAGGCCGTACCGAGATGCAACCCGGTCAGGTCATTGCCACCGCTAACGGCAAAGCCGAAATTCTTCTTACTCCTGGCATTTTTCTTCGCCTCGGAGACGACAGCACGGTGCAGATGGTCTCGCCCGATCTAACCCACACCGAGTTCCGGCTCGAACGAGGCCGCGCCAACGTCGAGGTCGACCAGATCTACAAACAGAATGTCGTCCTCATCGACTTACCCAACGGTCAGGCACAACTGCTCCAACACGGCCTCTATGCCTTTGATGCCAACAATTCGACCGTCCGAGTCTTTGATGGCAAGGCTGCCGTATACCCCGGCCAGAACCTGCAGAGCAACATCAAGCCCATCGAAGTCAAGGGTGGTCGTCAGCTCGCACTCAACGGCGAACTGGTAAAGCCGCAACGCTTCGACAAAGATCAGGCCAAGAACGATCCCCTCTATCAATGGAGCAGCCTTCGTTCGGCATATCTTGGTGACGCCAACATCAATCTCGCATCCGAGTACGCGGGATATGGTGGCTTCAGCCCTGGTTGGTACTGGGCTGGTGGTCCCTTCGGCTACACCTGGCTCCCCGGAGATGGATTGTTCTGGAGCCCATTCGGCTACGGCTTCTACTCGCCCTATTACCTCTACGGCGGCGGCTTTATCTATGGCCGTGGCGGCTACGGAGGATATCGCGGCTATGGATATCGCGGCGGCTATCCCGGACATGGTGGATATCCCGGCAGAGCAGGCCAGAGTCACGGGCCCGTCGGCAGTTTCCACGGCGGAAGTGGCGGTAGCTTCCGCGGTGGTGAAGGTGGTGGCTTCCATGGCGGCGGAGGCGGAGGCGCTTCCCGTGGCGGCGGCGGTCACCGCTAA
- the hemA gene encoding glutamyl-tRNA reductase — MTKNPTAPNLILLGINHNTAPIEVRERLAIAPSRLADATRALAHQPGIREAIILSTCNRVELLTVQDSAHPVDENSGTLNFLYEYLNIPATDLQPHLYEFREREAIRHLFRVASSLDSMVVGEPQILGQVKEAYTTGREVGAVSTTLEGLLQRAFTVAKRVRTETQIGSSSVSIASVAVDLARKIFDSLEGKTVLLVGAGKMSELAARHLIQQGAASILVANRTQSRAEQIALDFNGQVIPFDQIYEQADRADIVITSTGAPQKIFGRSHGEHFLHRRRNRPMFFIDIAVPRDVDPRMNEVEGCFVYDIDDLQQVAQANLADRSREAEAAETIVTREVDKYLQRLQALNAVPAIQSLQQYAETIRQAELRRSQSKLASLTPDQREAVEALTRSLTAKFLHHPLTGIRQAAQQGDAQALADLQRLYTGQPNPKSDAPTDD; from the coding sequence ATGACGAAAAATCCCACAGCGCCGAATCTGATTCTCCTCGGCATCAATCACAACACCGCGCCCATCGAGGTCCGCGAGCGCCTCGCCATCGCTCCCTCGCGCCTGGCCGACGCCACCCGCGCCCTTGCCCACCAGCCCGGCATCCGCGAAGCCATCATCCTCTCCACCTGCAACCGCGTCGAACTGCTTACCGTGCAGGACTCCGCCCACCCTGTCGACGAAAATTCCGGCACCCTCAACTTCCTCTACGAGTACCTCAACATCCCCGCAACCGACCTGCAGCCCCACCTCTACGAGTTCCGCGAGCGCGAAGCCATCCGCCATCTCTTCCGCGTAGCCAGCTCCCTCGACAGCATGGTCGTAGGCGAGCCGCAGATCCTCGGTCAGGTAAAAGAGGCTTACACCACAGGCCGCGAGGTTGGCGCCGTCTCCACTACGCTCGAAGGCCTCTTGCAGCGCGCCTTCACCGTAGCCAAGCGCGTCCGCACCGAAACTCAGATCGGCTCAAGCTCCGTCTCCATCGCCTCGGTGGCGGTCGATCTGGCGCGCAAGATCTTCGACTCCCTCGAAGGCAAGACCGTCCTCCTCGTCGGAGCAGGAAAGATGTCCGAGCTTGCCGCCCGCCACCTCATCCAGCAGGGCGCAGCCTCCATCCTCGTAGCCAACCGCACTCAGTCGAGGGCCGAACAAATCGCGCTGGACTTCAACGGTCAGGTCATTCCCTTCGACCAGATCTACGAGCAGGCCGACCGCGCCGACATTGTCATCACCTCGACCGGCGCGCCTCAGAAGATCTTTGGACGTTCCCACGGCGAGCACTTCCTGCATCGCCGCCGCAACCGCCCCATGTTCTTCATCGATATCGCTGTCCCCCGCGATGTTGACCCGCGCATGAATGAGGTCGAAGGCTGCTTCGTCTACGACATCGACGACCTCCAACAGGTAGCCCAGGCCAACCTCGCCGACCGCAGCCGCGAGGCCGAGGCCGCGGAGACCATCGTCACCCGCGAGGTCGACAAATATCTCCAACGCCTCCAGGCCCTCAACGCCGTGCCTGCCATTCAATCGCTGCAGCAATACGCCGAGACCATCCGCCAGGCCGAACTACGCCGCTCCCAATCCAAGCTAGCCTCTCTCACGCCTGACCAGCGCGAAGCCGTCGAAGCCCTCACCCGCTCGCTCACGGCAAAGTTCCTGCACCATCCCCTCACCGGCATCCGCCAGGCCGCCCAGCAGGGCGACGCCCAGGCCCTTGCCGATCTGCAGCGCCTCTACACCGGCCAGCCCAACCCTAAGTCCGACGCACCCACCGACGACTAG
- a CDS encoding anhydro-N-acetylmuramic acid kinase: MPKSMVVAGVMSGTSADGVDVALCRISPAKDANGVPRVKLLGHAGFGYSKAVRAAVLAAMDAKATSVAELSRLNWRLGEIYADCVEKAAAKFGVKVGLVGCHGQTIYHQGVAAKYLGSDVRCTWQMGEASVIAERLRVPVVSDFRPADMAAGGQAAPLVPMLDYVMFRLAKMNRVLQNLGGIGNLAAIPAGAGVDGVMAFDTGPGNMVIDACMERLYGKAFDRGGAVARRGRVISTVVARILEQRYFSALPPKSCGREEFGADFVAQFMSMCRKVGAVDADVVATATALTAESVLAGYRKFVWAHLGTAAPLARTEFVVAGGGAKNAALMDMLRERLQPLGVKVRLMDELGVPGQAKEGVAFALLAWLSWFGLPGNVPSATGAARPVVLGKVAHG, encoded by the coding sequence ATGCCGAAGTCGATGGTGGTGGCGGGAGTGATGAGCGGGACTTCGGCGGATGGGGTGGATGTAGCGCTTTGTCGGATCTCTCCTGCGAAGGACGCGAACGGCGTGCCTCGGGTGAAGCTACTGGGTCATGCGGGCTTTGGATATTCGAAAGCGGTGAGGGCGGCGGTTTTGGCGGCGATGGATGCGAAGGCTACTTCGGTGGCGGAGCTGTCGCGGTTGAATTGGCGGCTGGGTGAGATCTATGCCGATTGCGTGGAGAAGGCAGCGGCGAAGTTTGGTGTGAAGGTGGGGCTGGTGGGGTGCCATGGGCAGACGATCTATCACCAGGGAGTGGCTGCTAAATATTTAGGCAGCGATGTGCGATGTACGTGGCAGATGGGGGAAGCCAGCGTGATTGCTGAACGTCTGCGGGTTCCGGTGGTAAGTGATTTTCGTCCGGCGGATATGGCGGCGGGCGGACAGGCTGCTCCACTGGTTCCAATGCTGGATTATGTGATGTTCAGGTTGGCGAAGATGAACCGGGTGTTGCAGAATCTTGGCGGCATTGGGAACCTGGCGGCGATTCCGGCGGGAGCTGGGGTGGATGGTGTGATGGCGTTCGATACGGGGCCGGGGAATATGGTGATCGATGCCTGCATGGAGCGGCTTTACGGGAAGGCGTTTGACCGTGGGGGTGCGGTAGCGCGAAGAGGGAGGGTGATTTCGACTGTCGTGGCTAGGATTCTAGAGCAGCGATATTTTTCGGCTCTACCGCCTAAGAGTTGTGGGCGCGAGGAGTTTGGCGCTGACTTTGTCGCGCAGTTTATGTCGATGTGCAGGAAGGTGGGAGCGGTCGATGCGGATGTGGTGGCTACGGCGACGGCTTTGACTGCGGAGTCAGTATTGGCTGGCTATCGGAAGTTCGTGTGGGCGCATCTTGGCACCGCCGCTCCGCTGGCGAGGACGGAGTTTGTGGTGGCTGGGGGCGGAGCTAAGAATGCCGCGTTGATGGATATGCTGCGCGAGAGGTTGCAGCCGCTCGGAGTCAAGGTGCGGCTGATGGATGAGTTGGGGGTTCCGGGGCAGGCGAAGGAGGGAGTGGCTTTTGCTCTGTTGGCGTGGCTGAGCTGGTTTGGATTGCCGGGGAATGTCCCGAGCGCTACCGGAGCGGCGAGGCCGGTTGTCTTGGGGAAGGTTGCCCACGGATGA
- a CDS encoding ABC transporter substrate-binding protein: MSAADGVRKAVRFANAHLSAQMRARRWGTRLCGWVIVIVCLGLVGCRGRVEDPSTVVMIIESSPNNLDLRQGTDAQSARLGSLIFDALVKKDDHYNLQPWLATSWEQPDALTWVFHLRDGVRFQDGSPLTAEDVAYTINSLIDGSLVTGKSGNFASVLKAEARDRLTVVVHMKRPDEGLLFNVSDGLFGVVPKGAGKEFGLHPVGTGPFQFVSAVQDKDVILERNPNYWATSPPPPPGAHRIERVRFEVVPDAITSALELQKGSADLASNVVTLDMVHELKRNPNLRVETGLGSQVFYLTFNVTDPLLKDRRVRQAVACAIDRQAIVRDLWRSQARIANTLLPIGHWAAATDAELAQVANYPHDVARAQRLLEEAGFHAGKDGVRLTITLKTSTDESTRLMAMVLQQQMRAAGIRLNIRSAEFGTFYSDVTRGAFQMYALKWIDSNEDPDIFRYAYASESFPPKGGNRGRYSNPKVDALLKTASAETDQAKRRVEYTEVQKILAEDLPGIPLWYPNNEVVHTRRVEGIQQRGSGSFDFLRDAWVK, encoded by the coding sequence ATGAGTGCTGCAGATGGGGTTAGGAAAGCGGTTCGCTTCGCGAATGCCCACCTTAGCGCCCAAATGCGGGCGCGAAGATGGGGCACCCGGCTTTGTGGCTGGGTGATCGTGATCGTTTGTCTGGGGTTGGTTGGGTGCCGCGGGCGGGTAGAAGATCCGTCTACGGTGGTGATGATTATTGAGAGCAGCCCCAACAATCTGGATCTGCGGCAAGGGACGGATGCGCAGTCGGCGCGGCTTGGCAGCTTGATCTTCGATGCGTTGGTGAAGAAGGATGACCACTACAACCTGCAACCCTGGCTGGCTACCAGTTGGGAGCAGCCCGATGCTCTGACGTGGGTGTTTCATCTGCGCGATGGGGTGCGGTTTCAGGATGGCAGCCCGCTGACGGCTGAGGACGTGGCGTATACGATCAACAGCCTGATCGATGGAAGTCTGGTGACCGGAAAGAGTGGGAACTTCGCTTCGGTGCTGAAGGCAGAGGCACGTGACCGGTTGACGGTTGTAGTGCATATGAAGCGTCCCGATGAAGGACTGTTGTTCAATGTCAGCGATGGGCTTTTTGGAGTGGTGCCGAAGGGTGCGGGAAAAGAGTTTGGGTTGCATCCGGTGGGGACAGGGCCGTTTCAGTTTGTGAGCGCGGTGCAGGACAAGGACGTGATTCTGGAGCGGAATCCGAATTATTGGGCGACGTCTCCGCCGCCTCCACCGGGCGCGCACAGGATTGAGCGAGTGCGATTCGAGGTCGTGCCGGATGCGATTACAAGTGCTCTTGAATTGCAAAAGGGTTCGGCGGACCTGGCCAGCAATGTAGTGACGCTGGATATGGTGCATGAACTGAAACGTAATCCGAATCTGAGGGTGGAGACCGGGCTGGGATCGCAGGTATTTTATCTAACGTTCAATGTGACTGATCCGCTGCTGAAGGACAGGCGAGTGCGGCAGGCAGTGGCTTGTGCCATTGATCGGCAGGCGATTGTGCGCGATCTGTGGCGTAGTCAGGCGAGAATAGCGAATACGTTGCTGCCGATTGGGCATTGGGCGGCGGCGACGGATGCGGAGTTGGCACAGGTGGCTAACTATCCTCATGATGTCGCGCGGGCGCAGCGACTGCTGGAGGAGGCCGGCTTTCATGCGGGGAAGGATGGCGTCAGGCTGACGATCACGCTGAAGACGAGTACCGATGAATCGACGCGGCTGATGGCGATGGTGCTGCAACAGCAGATGAGGGCGGCGGGGATTCGTCTGAACATCCGCTCCGCGGAGTTTGGGACTTTTTATTCTGACGTGACTCGTGGGGCATTTCAGATGTATGCGTTGAAGTGGATCGACAGCAACGAAGATCCCGATATTTTTCGCTATGCCTATGCTTCGGAGAGCTTTCCGCCGAAGGGAGGGAATCGGGGGAGGTATTCCAATCCAAAGGTCGACGCGTTGCTGAAGACGGCGTCGGCTGAAACCGATCAGGCAAAGCGCCGCGTGGAATACACCGAAGTGCAGAAGATTCTGGCGGAAGATCTACCGGGGATTCCGCTCTGGTATCCGAACAACGAGGTCGTCCATACGCGCCGGGTCGAGGGCATTCAGCAGCGTGGCTCGGGAAGCTTCGACTTTTTGCGCGACGCCTGGGTGAAGTAA